The proteins below come from a single Benincasa hispida cultivar B227 chromosome 4, ASM972705v1, whole genome shotgun sequence genomic window:
- the LOC120076627 gene encoding ethylene-responsive transcription factor ESR2-like, producing the protein MEADSFRRVNGLAIDNNTNPFLDYPMKCNATTPTPTAAAAATTTTTTTTTTTTSSSLKRTLQDHNSSGTMRYRGVRRRPWGRYAAEIRDPQSKERRWLGTFDTAEEAARAYDCAARSMRGLKARTNFVYPSSPPAPHSLSSDDYLIPRFNFPKHSVPRLNSSNWPIFSTPNPNRGPDFLWSGSAQRINTASPTLDMLLLRDFLNFPSSNNNHSKPPAYSINTTTTTTNHNNNNDTTTKITPPPPPSNFTENNYSSEFLPKDSPDSGLLEEVIHGFFPKSHDSNSNTNSDQSADDNNYFKNNENKNANFSSGHLDLLDYQLADNFVNTTVFNQEAPDRLFGDEVAHHPHNLILDDLLQCPELLTPFPPKLQNA; encoded by the coding sequence atgGAAGCCGACTCCTTCAGGCGTGTTAACGGTTTAGCCATCGACAACAATACTAACCCCTTTCTCGACTACCCAATGAAGTGCAATGCCACCACTCCTACTCCCACCGCTGCCGCCGCCGccacaacaacaacaaccaccaccaccaccaccaccaccagtAGTAGTCTCAAGCGCACGCTCCAAGATCACAACTCCAGTGGCACAATGAGGTACCGCGGAGTCCGTCGCAGGCCTTGGGGCCGTTACGCCGCCGAGATTCGAGACCCTCAGTCCAAAGAAAGAAGATGGCTAGGTACTTTCGACACCGCTGAAGAAGCTGCACGTGCTTACGACTGCGCCGCACGCTCCATGCGTGGCCTCAAAGCTCGCACCAATTTCGTTTACCCTTCTTCCCCACCCGCCCCTCATTCCTTGTCCTCCGATGATTATCTAATCCCTCGCTTCAATTTCCCTAAACACTCTGTCCCCCGTCTCAACTCCTCCAATTGGCCCATTTTTTCCACTCCTAATCCTAATCGTGGGCCTGACTTCCTATGGTCCGGATCAGCACAGAGGATTAACACCGCTTCTCCCACTCTCGACATGCTTCTCCTTCGTGATTTCCTCAATTTCCCTTCTTCCAATAATAATCATTCCAAACCCCCAGCTTATTCAATTaatactactactactactactaatcataataataataatgataccACTACCAAAATaactcctcctcctcctccttctAATTTCACCGAAAATAATTACTCCTCCGAATTTCTCCCCAAGGACTCCCCTGATTCCGGACTGTTGGAAGAGGTAATTCACGGCTTCTTCCCAAAATCCCATGATTCCAATTCCAACACCAACTCCGATCAATCTGCCgatgataataattatttcaaGAATAACGAAAACAAGAACGCCAATTTCAGTAGCGGTCATTTGGATTTATTGGATTACCAATTGGCCGACAACTTCGTCAACACCACCGTCTTTAATCAAGAAGCTCCTGACCGTCTGTTTGGCGACGAGGTTGCCCATCATCCTCACAATTTGATTCTCGATGATCTTCTCCAATGCCCAGAGCTTTTAACCCCATTTCCACCTAAACTCCAAAACGCTTGA